One window of Ralstonia pickettii DTP0602 genomic DNA carries:
- a CDS encoding histidinol-phosphate aminotransferase (catalyzes the formation of L-histidinol phosphate from imidazole-acetol phosphate and glutamate in histidine biosynthesis~K00817: hisC; histidinol-phosphate aminotransferase [EC:2.6.1.9]), whose translation MSAVEPSLIERIIRDDVRAMGAYHVPDSHGLVKLDAMENPYRLPPELRRELAERLGEVALNRYPVPSSEALRAKLKTVMQVPAGMDVLLGNGSDEIISMLALAAAKPGAKVMAPVPGFVMYAMSAQFAGLQFVGVPLRADFTLDRAAMLAAMAEQQPAIIYLAYPNNPTGNLFDAADMEAIVRAAQGEICNSLVVVDEAYQPFAQHSWMPRLTDFGNLLVMRTVSKLGLAGIRLGYLAGAPEWLAQIDKVRPPYNVNVLTEATALFALEHVLVLDEQAAQLRAERTRVADGMAAHAGVTVFPSAANFLLARVPDAAQTFDRLLARKVLIKNVSKMHPLLANCLRVTVSTPEENAQFLEAFAASLQD comes from the coding sequence ATGTCAGCCGTAGAGCCCTCCCTGATCGAACGCATCATCCGTGACGACGTACGCGCCATGGGCGCCTACCACGTGCCGGATTCGCACGGTCTGGTCAAGCTCGACGCGATGGAGAACCCGTACCGGCTGCCGCCCGAGCTGCGCCGCGAACTGGCCGAGCGCCTGGGCGAGGTCGCGTTGAACCGCTACCCGGTGCCCAGCAGCGAAGCCCTGCGCGCGAAGCTGAAGACCGTGATGCAGGTGCCCGCCGGCATGGACGTTCTGCTCGGCAACGGCTCGGACGAGATCATCAGCATGCTGGCGCTGGCCGCGGCCAAGCCGGGCGCGAAGGTGATGGCGCCGGTGCCGGGCTTCGTGATGTACGCGATGTCGGCGCAGTTTGCCGGCCTGCAGTTCGTCGGCGTGCCGCTGCGCGCGGACTTCACGCTCGATCGCGCCGCCATGTTGGCCGCGATGGCCGAGCAGCAGCCCGCCATCATTTACCTGGCCTACCCGAACAACCCAACCGGCAACCTGTTCGATGCCGCCGACATGGAGGCCATCGTGCGCGCCGCCCAGGGCGAGATCTGCAACAGCCTGGTGGTGGTGGACGAGGCCTACCAGCCGTTCGCGCAGCACAGCTGGATGCCGCGCCTGACGGATTTCGGCAACCTGCTGGTGATGCGCACCGTATCCAAGCTGGGCCTGGCCGGCATCCGCCTGGGCTACCTGGCCGGCGCGCCGGAATGGCTGGCGCAAATCGACAAGGTGCGTCCCCCGTACAACGTCAACGTGCTGACCGAAGCCACCGCGCTGTTCGCGCTGGAGCATGTGTTGGTGCTGGACGAACAGGCCGCACAACTGCGCGCCGAACGCACCCGCGTGGCCGACGGCATGGCCGCGCATGCGGGGGTGACGGTGTTCCCCAGCGCCGCCAACTTCCTGCTCGCGCGCGTGCCGGATGCCGCACAGACGTTCGACCGGCTGCTGGCGCGCAAGGTGTTGATCAAGAACGTGAGTAAAATGCACCCGTTGCTGGCCAATTGTCTGCGCGTCACGGTCAGCACGCCCGAAGAAAACGCGCAGTTCCTTGAGGCATTCGCAGCGTCGCTGCAGGATTAA
- a CDS encoding histidinol dehydrogenase (K00013: hisD; histidinol dehydrogenase [EC:1.1.1.23]), with amino-acid sequence MNATEMENLPIRRLDSSEPGFAEALRQVLAFEAGEDEAIDRAAAQILADVKARGDAAVLEYTKRFDRVEASSMGALEVSQQQLEAALEDLEPKRRAALEAAAARVRAYHEKQKIECGSHSWEYTEADGTMLGQKVTPLDRVGIYVPGGKAAYPSSVLMNAIPARVAGVKEIIMVVPTPGGVRNELVLAAAQIAGVDRVFTIGGAQAVGALAYGTATLPQVDKIVGPGNAYVAAAKRRVFGTVGIDMIAGPSEILVICDGTTDPDWVAMDLFSQAEHDELAQSILLCPDSEYIARVEASIQRQLGTMPRRDVIAASISGRGALIKVRDMEEACEIANAIAPEHLEISAENPRQWSEKIRHAGAIFLGRYTSESLGDYCAGPNHVLPTSRTARFSSPLGVYDFQKRSSLIEVSEGGAKMLGQIAAELAYGEGLQAHARSAEYRFKRN; translated from the coding sequence ATGAACGCAACCGAAATGGAAAACCTGCCGATCCGCCGGCTTGATTCCAGCGAGCCCGGCTTTGCCGAGGCGCTGCGCCAGGTGCTGGCCTTCGAGGCCGGCGAGGACGAGGCCATCGACCGCGCCGCGGCGCAGATCCTGGCAGACGTGAAGGCGCGCGGGGATGCCGCAGTGCTGGAATACACCAAGCGTTTCGACCGCGTGGAAGCGTCGTCGATGGGCGCGCTGGAAGTGTCGCAGCAGCAGTTGGAAGCCGCGCTCGAGGACCTCGAGCCTAAGCGCCGCGCCGCGCTGGAGGCCGCCGCCGCGCGTGTGCGTGCCTACCACGAGAAGCAGAAGATCGAGTGCGGCAGCCACAGTTGGGAATACACCGAGGCCGACGGCACCATGCTGGGCCAGAAGGTGACCCCGCTGGACCGCGTCGGCATCTATGTGCCGGGCGGCAAGGCCGCGTATCCGTCGTCGGTGCTGATGAATGCGATCCCGGCGCGCGTCGCGGGCGTCAAGGAAATCATCATGGTCGTGCCCACGCCGGGCGGCGTGCGCAACGAGCTGGTGCTGGCGGCCGCGCAGATCGCCGGCGTGGACCGCGTGTTCACCATCGGCGGTGCGCAGGCTGTTGGCGCGCTGGCCTACGGCACCGCCACGCTGCCGCAGGTCGACAAGATCGTTGGCCCGGGCAATGCCTACGTGGCCGCGGCCAAGCGGCGCGTGTTCGGCACCGTCGGCATCGACATGATCGCCGGTCCGTCCGAGATCCTGGTGATCTGTGACGGCACCACCGACCCCGACTGGGTGGCGATGGACCTGTTCTCGCAGGCCGAGCACGACGAGCTGGCGCAGTCGATCCTGCTGTGCCCGGACTCGGAATATATCGCCCGCGTCGAAGCCAGCATCCAGCGCCAGCTCGGCACCATGCCGCGCCGCGACGTGATCGCCGCGTCGATCTCCGGCCGCGGCGCGCTGATCAAGGTGCGCGACATGGAAGAAGCCTGCGAGATCGCCAATGCGATCGCGCCCGAGCACCTGGAAATCTCCGCCGAGAACCCGCGCCAGTGGAGCGAGAAGATCCGCCACGCCGGCGCCATTTTCCTCGGCCGCTATACCAGCGAATCGCTGGGTGACTACTGCGCCGGTCCCAACCACGTGCTGCCGACCTCGCGCACCGCGCGCTTCTCGTCGCCGCTGGGGGTCTATGACTTCCAGAAGCGTTCGAGCCTGATCGAAGTGAGCGAGGGCGGGGCGAAGATGCTCGGCCAGATCGCCGCCGAACTCGCGTACGGCGAAGGCCTGCAGGCCCACGCGCGCAGCGCGGAATATCGTTTCAAACGCAATTGA
- the hisG gene encoding ATP phosphoribosyltransferase (short form of enzyme; requires HisZ for function; catalyzes the formation of N'-5'-phosphoribosyl-ATP from phosphoribosyl pyrophosphate; crucial role in histidine biosynthesis; forms heteromultimer of HisG and HisZ~K00765: hisG; ATP phosphoribosyltransferase [EC:2.4.2.17]) yields MSPTFNASPNQLTLALSKGRIFTETLPLLEAAGIRVTEDPETSRKLILPTSDPAVRVVIVRASDVPTYVQYGAADFGVAGKDVLMENGMAGLYAPIDLNIARCRMSVAVPAGFDYANAVRQGARLAVATKYVQTAREHFAKKGVHVDLIKLYGSMELGPLVGLSDAIVDLVSTGSTLRANNLVEVEEIVQISSRLVVNQAALKLKRERLAPILDAFERASAALA; encoded by the coding sequence ATGAGCCCCACTTTCAACGCTTCGCCCAACCAGCTTACGCTGGCGCTGTCCAAGGGCCGCATCTTCACCGAGACGCTGCCGCTGCTTGAGGCTGCCGGTATCCGCGTCACCGAAGACCCGGAAACCTCGCGCAAGCTGATCCTGCCCACCTCCGATCCGGCCGTGCGCGTGGTGATCGTGCGCGCCTCGGACGTGCCCACCTACGTGCAGTACGGCGCCGCCGATTTCGGTGTGGCCGGCAAGGACGTGCTGATGGAAAACGGCATGGCCGGCCTGTACGCGCCGATCGACCTGAACATCGCGCGCTGCCGCATGTCGGTGGCGGTGCCCGCCGGGTTTGACTATGCCAACGCGGTGCGCCAGGGCGCGCGCCTGGCGGTGGCCACCAAGTACGTGCAGACCGCGCGCGAGCATTTTGCGAAAAAGGGCGTTCACGTCGACCTGATCAAGCTGTACGGTTCCATGGAGCTGGGCCCGCTGGTGGGCCTGTCCGATGCCATCGTCGACCTGGTCAGCACCGGCAGCACGCTGCGCGCCAACAACCTGGTCGAGGTGGAGGAGATCGTGCAGATCTCGTCGCGGCTGGTGGTGAACCAGGCCGCGCTCAAACTGAAGCGCGAGCGGCTGGCGCCGATCCTCGACGCATTCGAACGCGCTTCGGCGGCGCTGGCCTGA
- a CDS encoding UDP-N-acetylglucosamine 1-carboxyvinyltransferase (adds enolpyruvyl to UDP-N-acetylglucosamine as a component of cell wall formation; gram-positive bacteria have 2 copies of MurA which are active~K00790: murA; UDP-N-acetylglucosamine 1-carboxyvinyltransferase [EC:2.5.1.7]), which yields MDKFQIHGNGPLKGEIRVSGAKNAALPILCAGLLTADTISLDNVPNLQDVRTTLKLLRQMGMQAELDGARVSLNGAGVNSYEAPYEMVKTMRASILVLGPLVARFGEARVSLPGGCGIGARPVDQHIKGLQAMGAEITIEHGFIHARAKRLKGTRVVTDMITVTGTENLLMAATLAEGETVLENAAREPEVTDLAHLLVKMGAKIEGIGTDRLVVHGVERLHGASHSVIADRIEAGTFLCAAAATLGDLVLRGVQTDILDTVLDKLREAGARIETGADWIRLAMPHRAKAVSFRTSEYPAFPTDMQAQFMALNAVAEGTARVTETIFENRFMHVQELNRLGADIAVEGNTAVVNGVARLSGANVMATDLRASASLVIAGLVADGETVIDRIYHLDRGYDRMEDKLSAVGAKIRRMA from the coding sequence ATGGACAAATTCCAGATCCACGGCAACGGCCCGCTGAAGGGCGAAATCCGCGTTTCGGGTGCCAAGAACGCCGCGTTGCCGATCCTGTGTGCCGGCCTGCTGACGGCCGATACCATTTCGCTCGATAACGTGCCCAACCTGCAGGACGTGCGCACCACGCTCAAGCTGCTGCGCCAGATGGGCATGCAGGCCGAGCTCGACGGTGCCCGCGTGAGCCTGAACGGCGCCGGCGTCAATTCCTACGAAGCGCCGTACGAGATGGTGAAGACCATGCGCGCCTCGATCCTGGTGCTCGGTCCGCTGGTGGCCCGCTTCGGCGAGGCCCGCGTGTCGTTGCCCGGCGGCTGCGGCATCGGCGCGCGCCCGGTCGACCAGCACATCAAGGGCCTGCAGGCGATGGGCGCCGAGATCACCATCGAACACGGCTTTATCCATGCCCGCGCCAAACGGCTGAAGGGCACGCGCGTGGTCACTGACATGATCACCGTGACCGGCACCGAGAACCTGCTGATGGCCGCCACCCTGGCCGAAGGCGAGACCGTGCTGGAAAACGCCGCGCGCGAGCCCGAGGTGACCGATCTGGCCCACCTGCTGGTCAAGATGGGTGCCAAGATCGAAGGCATCGGCACGGACCGCCTGGTAGTGCACGGCGTCGAGCGCCTGCACGGCGCCAGCCACAGCGTGATCGCCGACCGCATCGAAGCCGGCACCTTCCTGTGCGCCGCGGCCGCGACGCTGGGCGACCTGGTGCTGCGCGGCGTGCAGACTGACATCCTTGACACCGTGCTCGACAAGCTGCGCGAAGCCGGCGCCCGCATCGAGACCGGCGCCGACTGGATCCGACTGGCCATGCCGCACCGTGCCAAGGCCGTCAGTTTCCGCACCTCGGAATACCCGGCCTTCCCGACCGACATGCAGGCCCAGTTCATGGCGCTCAATGCCGTGGCCGAAGGCACAGCGCGCGTGACCGAGACCATCTTCGAAAACCGCTTCATGCACGTCCAGGAACTGAACCGCCTGGGCGCCGACATCGCGGTCGAAGGCAATACCGCGGTGGTCAACGGCGTGGCGCGCCTGTCCGGTGCCAACGTGATGGCGACCGATCTGCGCGCTTCGGCCAGCCTGGTGATCGCCGGCCTGGTCGCCGACGGCGAGACCGTGATCGACCGCATCTACCACCTGGACCGCGGCTACGACCGCATGGAAGACAAGCTGTCTGCAGTGGGCGCCAAGATCCGCCGCATGGCTTGA
- a CDS encoding BolA family transcriptional regulator: MLPTPEQVRDYIAQGLPCEHLQVEGDGQHFFATIVSAEFEGKRLIQRHQRVYAALGDRMRAEIHALSMKTLTPAEWQAGEGK; this comes from the coding sequence ATGCTGCCAACACCGGAACAAGTCAGGGATTACATTGCCCAAGGATTGCCCTGCGAACATCTGCAAGTCGAGGGCGACGGCCAGCACTTCTTTGCCACCATCGTCAGCGCCGAGTTTGAAGGCAAGCGGCTGATCCAGCGCCACCAGCGCGTGTATGCGGCGCTGGGCGACCGGATGCGCGCCGAAATCCATGCGCTGTCGATGAAGACGCTGACGCCCGCTGAATGGCAGGCCGGCGAGGGCAAATAG
- a CDS encoding metal-dependent hydrolase (K09686: ABC-2.AB.P; antibiotic transport system permease protein): protein MKQPGDIEILDDARLAPMAVGGLVGFRTLLYKEVLRFWKVSFQTVAAPVLTAVLYLLIFGHVLEDRVKVYDQISYTAFLVPGLVMMSVLQNAFANSSSSLIQSKITGNLVFVLLPPLSHWEMFGAYVVASVIRGLTVGLGVLLVTAWFANLHFANVGWILVFALLGAGILGTLGLIAGIWAEKFDQLAAFQNFLIMPATFLSGVFYSIHSLPAFWQAVSHANPFFYMIDGFRYGFFGVSDVSPLFSLAVVGSAFVVLAALALRLLKSGYKLRH from the coding sequence ATGAAGCAACCCGGCGACATCGAGATCCTGGACGACGCCCGCCTCGCGCCGATGGCGGTGGGCGGCCTGGTGGGCTTCCGCACCCTGCTGTACAAGGAAGTGCTGCGCTTCTGGAAGGTCAGCTTCCAGACCGTGGCCGCGCCCGTGCTGACCGCGGTGCTGTACCTGCTGATCTTCGGCCATGTGCTGGAAGACCGCGTCAAGGTCTACGACCAGATCAGCTACACCGCCTTCCTGGTGCCCGGCCTGGTTATGATGAGCGTGCTGCAGAACGCGTTCGCCAACAGCTCGTCGTCACTGATCCAGTCCAAGATCACCGGCAACCTGGTGTTCGTGCTGCTGCCGCCGCTGTCGCACTGGGAGATGTTCGGCGCCTACGTGGTGGCCTCGGTGATCCGCGGGCTGACCGTGGGGCTGGGCGTGCTGCTGGTGACGGCGTGGTTCGCCAACCTGCATTTCGCCAATGTGGGCTGGATCCTCGTCTTTGCGCTGCTGGGCGCGGGCATCCTCGGCACGCTGGGCCTGATCGCCGGCATCTGGGCCGAGAAGTTCGACCAGCTCGCCGCGTTCCAGAACTTCCTGATCATGCCGGCGACCTTCCTGTCCGGTGTGTTCTATTCGATCCACTCGCTGCCCGCCTTCTGGCAGGCGGTGTCCCATGCCAATCCGTTCTTCTACATGATCGACGGCTTCCGCTATGGCTTCTTCGGCGTCTCGGACGTGTCGCCGCTGTTCAGCCTGGCGGTAGTCGGATCGGCCTTCGTGGTGCTTGCCGCGCTGGCGCTGCGGCTGCTGAAGTCCGGATACAAGCTGCGCCACTGA
- a CDS encoding ABC transporter ATP-binding protein (K09687: ABC-2.AB.A; antibiotic transport system ATP-binding protein) — MKAIEIHDVRKRYRNLQALKGVSFTVERGEFFGLLGPNGAGKTTLISILAGLNRADSGRVSVLGHDVVSDYRMARRMLGVVPQELVFDPFFTVRETLRLQSGYFGLTRNDDWIDEIMANLDLTGKADANMRQLSGGMKRRVLVAQALVHRPPVIVLDEPTAGVDVELRQTLWKFISRLNREGHTIILTTHYLEEAEALCDRIAMLKFGEVVALDRTSNLLTQFAGLQLVLTFAHGGLPPALEPLRMPAIPGERAVRLRLSGYQAVEPILAACREAGCDIEDMEINKADLEDVFVQIMRREGHMPGALPDPAMEAAA, encoded by the coding sequence ATGAAAGCCATTGAAATCCACGACGTTCGCAAGCGCTACCGCAACCTGCAGGCGCTCAAGGGCGTCAGCTTCACCGTCGAACGCGGCGAATTCTTCGGGCTGCTCGGGCCCAACGGCGCCGGCAAGACCACGCTGATCTCGATCCTCGCCGGCCTGAACCGCGCCGATTCCGGCCGCGTCAGTGTGCTGGGCCACGATGTGGTGTCCGACTACCGGATGGCGCGGCGTATGCTGGGCGTGGTCCCGCAGGAACTGGTGTTCGACCCGTTCTTCACGGTGCGCGAAACGCTGCGGCTGCAGTCCGGCTACTTCGGCCTCACGCGCAATGACGACTGGATCGACGAGATCATGGCCAACCTGGACCTGACCGGGAAGGCCGATGCCAATATGCGCCAGCTCTCCGGCGGCATGAAGCGGCGCGTGCTGGTGGCGCAGGCGCTGGTGCACCGCCCGCCGGTTATCGTGCTGGACGAACCGACCGCCGGTGTCGACGTGGAACTGCGCCAGACGCTGTGGAAGTTCATCTCGCGCCTGAACCGGGAAGGCCACACCATCATCCTGACCACGCATTACCTGGAAGAGGCCGAGGCGCTGTGCGACCGCATCGCCATGCTCAAGTTCGGCGAAGTGGTGGCGCTGGACCGCACCAGCAACCTGCTGACGCAGTTTGCCGGGCTGCAGTTGGTGCTGACCTTCGCGCACGGCGGCCTGCCGCCGGCGCTGGAGCCGCTGCGCATGCCGGCCATCCCCGGCGAGCGCGCGGTGCGTCTGCGGCTGTCGGGCTACCAGGCGGTGGAACCGATCCTGGCAGCCTGCCGCGAAGCAGGCTGTGACATCGAAGACATGGAAATCAACAAGGCCGACCTCGAAGACGTGTTTGTCCAGATCATGCGCCGCGAGGGGCATATGCCCGGCGCGCTGCCCGATCCCGCCATGGAGGCTGCGGCATGA
- a CDS encoding signal peptide protein (K07122: K07122): MLSLGTSLTNQNAATVLRDGLARVAQGDVQVDCTGLTQVDSAAVAVLLAWHRAAAARNLALSLRGVPAGLSQLASLYGVDGLLGLVPAAARDVAPEAELAFSPAGSQLEHHHRH, translated from the coding sequence ATGCTTTCGCTGGGTACCTCGCTGACCAACCAGAACGCCGCCACCGTGCTGCGCGACGGGCTGGCGCGCGTCGCGCAGGGGGATGTGCAAGTGGACTGCACCGGCCTCACGCAGGTCGACTCCGCCGCTGTCGCCGTACTGCTGGCCTGGCATCGCGCCGCCGCGGCACGCAACCTGGCGCTTTCGCTGCGCGGCGTGCCGGCCGGACTGTCGCAACTGGCAAGCCTGTACGGCGTGGACGGCCTTCTGGGCCTGGTGCCCGCGGCTGCGCGCGACGTTGCGCCGGAAGCCGAACTGGCCTTCTCCCCGGCAGGTTCCCAACTGGAACACCACCACCGACATTGA
- a CDS encoding signal peptide protein (K07323: ttg2; putative toluene tolerance protein) — protein MIKRLLVPFLTVVAFAGAAHAQVSPDAATPDGLVKALVNDVMSTVKADKDMQAGNIAKITALVEQKIIPNANFQKTTQIAMGRNWSKATPEQQKQITDEFKTLLIRTYAGAIAQIRDQTVQYRPYRGTPEDTDATIRTQVINKGEPIQMDYRLEKTAQGWRLYDINVLGAWLTEAYKGSFNTIVGQQGVEGVIKTLQDRNRQLANAKS, from the coding sequence ATGATAAAGCGACTGTTGGTCCCCTTCCTTACCGTAGTTGCCTTCGCAGGCGCGGCCCACGCCCAGGTGTCCCCGGACGCGGCCACCCCGGACGGGCTGGTCAAGGCACTGGTCAACGACGTGATGTCGACCGTCAAGGCCGACAAGGACATGCAGGCCGGCAATATCGCCAAGATCACCGCGCTGGTCGAGCAGAAGATCATACCCAACGCGAACTTCCAGAAGACCACGCAGATCGCGATGGGCCGCAATTGGTCCAAGGCCACGCCCGAGCAGCAGAAGCAGATCACCGATGAGTTCAAGACCCTGCTGATCCGCACCTACGCCGGCGCCATCGCCCAGATCCGCGACCAGACCGTGCAGTACCGCCCGTACCGCGGCACGCCTGAAGATACCGACGCGACCATCCGCACCCAGGTGATCAACAAGGGCGAGCCAATCCAGATGGACTACCGCCTGGAGAAGACCGCACAAGGCTGGAGGCTCTATGACATCAACGTGCTGGGCGCGTGGCTGACCGAGGCCTACAAGGGCAGTTTCAACACCATCGTCGGCCAGCAGGGCGTCGAGGGCGTGATCAAGACGCTGCAGGACCGCAACCGCCAGCTCGCCAACGCCAAGAGCTGA
- a CDS encoding ABC transporter (K04754: vacJ; lipoprotein), with the protein MSAAPSVYRGSAARRPAARLLAALAAAVLAGCATGPNANPRDPLEPFNREVAKINEDFDKGILRPVAEVYADYMPTPVQRAVENFFSNVSDVYSAVNNLLQGKPTRAAEDSMRVAMNSVLGIGGLIDIATPAGLPKYKEDFGQTLGVWGVPQGPYLVLPLFGPSTVRDTGGMLVDRQFDPSAYLYPVSLRNSLTGVRIVAGRAQLLGASNLLEQAALDKYSFLRDSYLQRRQYLVYDGNPPEAEADADSDESAPAAPAAPEGEKPAAPAEPAPAPAPADASAAPPAPAPDPASAPQQTAPSGNIQPESQSLPVPAVEPMQRIVPGVIRIR; encoded by the coding sequence ATGAGCGCTGCGCCATCCGTCTATCGGGGCAGCGCCGCGCGCCGCCCGGCGGCCAGGCTGCTGGCAGCGCTAGCCGCCGCCGTGCTGGCCGGCTGCGCCACCGGTCCGAACGCCAACCCCAGGGATCCGCTGGAGCCGTTCAACCGCGAGGTCGCGAAGATCAACGAGGACTTCGACAAGGGCATCCTGCGCCCGGTCGCCGAGGTCTACGCCGACTACATGCCCACGCCAGTGCAGCGCGCGGTGGAGAACTTCTTCTCCAACGTGAGCGATGTCTACTCGGCGGTGAATAACCTGCTGCAGGGCAAGCCCACGCGCGCGGCGGAAGACTCCATGCGCGTGGCGATGAACAGCGTTCTGGGCATCGGCGGCCTGATCGATATCGCCACCCCGGCCGGCCTGCCCAAGTACAAGGAAGACTTCGGCCAGACCCTGGGCGTGTGGGGCGTGCCGCAGGGGCCGTACCTGGTGCTGCCGCTGTTCGGGCCGAGCACGGTGCGCGACACCGGCGGCATGCTGGTGGATCGCCAGTTCGACCCGTCGGCCTATCTGTACCCGGTGTCGCTGCGCAATTCGCTGACCGGCGTGCGCATCGTGGCCGGCCGGGCGCAACTGCTGGGGGCAAGCAACCTGCTCGAGCAGGCGGCCTTGGACAAGTACTCGTTCCTGCGCGATTCCTACCTGCAGCGCCGCCAGTACCTGGTCTACGACGGCAACCCGCCGGAAGCCGAAGCGGATGCCGACAGCGATGAGTCGGCGCCGGCAGCCCCGGCCGCGCCCGAGGGCGAGAAGCCCGCGGCGCCCGCCGAGCCGGCTCCCGCTCCGGCGCCGGCTGACGCTTCAGCCGCGCCTCCGGCTCCGGCTCCTGATCCGGCATCAGCCCCGCAGCAAACGGCGCCCTCCGGCAATATCCAGCCGGAAAGCCAGAGCCTGCCGGTGCCAGCGGTGGAGCCGATGCAGCGGATCGTGCCGGGCGTCATCCGCATACGCTGA
- a CDS encoding ABC transporter substrate-binding protein (K02067: ABC.X1.S; putative ABC transport system substrate-binding protein): MKKNTLDFWVGLFVVAGFVALLFLALKAGNMSAFSFQETYSVQARFDNIGGLKPRAPVKSAGVVVGRVAAIRFDDKTYQATVEMSLEKRYEFPKDTSAKILTSGLLGEQYIGLEAGGDTAMLADGARITMTQSAVVLENLIGQFLYNKAADAGGSSGGSATGASAPAPGGELK, encoded by the coding sequence ATGAAAAAGAACACACTCGATTTCTGGGTGGGCCTGTTCGTGGTGGCGGGGTTCGTGGCCCTGCTGTTCCTGGCCCTCAAGGCGGGGAACATGAGCGCCTTCTCCTTCCAGGAAACCTACAGCGTGCAGGCGCGCTTCGACAATATCGGCGGGCTCAAGCCGCGCGCGCCGGTCAAGAGCGCTGGCGTGGTGGTCGGCCGCGTGGCGGCGATCCGCTTCGACGACAAGACCTACCAGGCCACTGTCGAGATGAGCCTGGAGAAGCGCTACGAGTTCCCCAAGGACACCTCGGCCAAGATCCTGACCTCGGGCCTTCTGGGTGAGCAGTACATCGGCCTCGAAGCCGGCGGCGACACCGCCATGCTGGCCGACGGCGCGCGCATCACCATGACGCAGTCGGCGGTGGTGCTGGAAAACCTGATCGGCCAGTTCCTGTACAACAAGGCGGCCGATGCCGGCGGCAGCAGCGGTGGCTCGGCTACCGGCGCCAGCGCGCCGGCGCCCGGCGGAGAGCTCAAATGA
- a CDS encoding ABC transporter permease (K02066: ABC.X1.P; putative ABC transport system permease protein): MIGFFTTIGAAVRRNVSGVGHATRMFLALMGLSPALLRRFRLVTDQVFFVGNLSLVIIAVSGLFVGFVLGLQGYYTLNRYGSEQALGLLVALSLVRELGPVVTALLFAGRAGTSLTAEIGLMKAGEQLTAMEMMAVNPLQRVIAPRFWAGVIAMPVLAAIFSAVGILGGYVVGVQLIGVDAGAFWSQMQGGVDVRADVLNGVIKSFIFGIAVTFIALYQGFEAKPTPEGVSRATTRTVVIASLAVLGLDFLLTALMFSN, from the coding sequence GTGATCGGTTTCTTCACCACCATCGGCGCGGCAGTGCGCCGCAATGTCTCGGGCGTGGGCCATGCCACGCGCATGTTCCTGGCGCTGATGGGCCTGTCGCCGGCGCTGCTGCGCCGCTTCCGGCTGGTGACCGACCAGGTCTTCTTCGTCGGCAACCTGTCGCTGGTAATCATTGCCGTGTCGGGCCTCTTTGTCGGCTTCGTGCTGGGCCTGCAGGGCTACTACACGCTGAACCGCTACGGTTCCGAGCAGGCGCTCGGGCTGCTGGTGGCGCTGTCACTGGTGCGCGAGCTGGGGCCGGTGGTGACCGCGCTGCTGTTCGCCGGCCGCGCCGGCACCTCGCTCACTGCGGAGATCGGCCTGATGAAAGCCGGCGAGCAACTCACGGCGATGGAAATGATGGCAGTGAACCCGCTGCAGCGCGTGATCGCGCCGCGCTTCTGGGCGGGCGTGATCGCCATGCCGGTGCTGGCGGCGATCTTCAGCGCAGTGGGCATCCTGGGCGGCTACGTGGTCGGCGTGCAGCTGATCGGCGTGGACGCGGGCGCTTTCTGGTCGCAGATGCAGGGCGGCGTCGACGTGCGTGCCGACGTGCTCAACGGCGTGATCAAGAGCTTTATCTTTGGCATTGCTGTGACATTTATTGCCCTGTACCAGGGCTTCGAGGCCAAGCCCACGCCCGAAGGCGTCTCGCGCGCGACCACCCGCACCGTGGTGATCGCGTCGCTGGCCGTGCTGGGGCTGGATTTCCTGCTGACCGCGCTGATGTTCAGCAACTGA